One genomic window of Streptomyces sp. NBC_01276 includes the following:
- a CDS encoding cytochrome P450 encodes MTRISQDVTLPQPFGEPFAHDPHAVYAALRAAGPVHRVALPDGSAVWLVVREADVRAGLSDQRLSVDKRHSATGFSGFSLPPALDSNLLNVGPEDHLRLRRLVAHGFTPRHVDRLRDAVRDAVEERTAHLAARLDGGGEADLVAEFARPLPLRVIGALLDVPSDDRERFSGWISAMLTPASGEDLVRSIGEVHRFLVDLVAVRRARPGDDLLSDLITARDEGDRLTEEELVSLAFLILGAGSENVQHVISAGVLALLDHPEQAARLRAEPARTADAVEELLRYTSPNQTAIRRFPTEPVEIGGVRIPAGDTVLFALASAHRDPDRYPDPDRFDIDRADKAHLALGQGMHYCLGAPLARLQLTLALGAIVDRFPGLRAACPPDRLRWHSTFRFRALRELPVTRLR; translated from the coding sequence ATGACGCGGATATCGCAAGACGTCACCCTGCCGCAGCCGTTCGGAGAACCCTTCGCACACGACCCCCACGCCGTCTACGCGGCCCTGCGCGCCGCCGGACCGGTGCACCGGGTGGCGCTGCCCGACGGCTCCGCGGTGTGGCTGGTGGTCCGCGAGGCGGACGTCCGCGCCGGGCTGTCCGACCAGCGCCTCTCGGTGGACAAGAGGCACTCGGCCACGGGCTTCAGCGGTTTCTCCCTGCCGCCGGCGCTCGACAGCAACCTGCTGAACGTCGGACCCGAGGACCACCTGCGCCTGCGCCGGCTGGTGGCCCACGGCTTCACCCCCCGGCACGTGGACCGGCTGCGCGACGCCGTCCGGGACGCCGTCGAGGAGCGGACCGCGCACCTCGCCGCGCGGCTCGACGGCGGCGGCGAGGCCGACCTGGTCGCGGAGTTCGCCCGGCCGCTGCCGCTGCGGGTCATCGGCGCCCTGCTCGACGTCCCGTCCGACGACCGGGAACGGTTCTCCGGCTGGATCTCCGCGATGCTCACCCCTGCCTCCGGCGAGGACCTGGTCCGGTCCATCGGCGAGGTCCACCGCTTCCTGGTCGACCTCGTGGCCGTGCGGCGCGCCCGACCCGGCGACGACCTGCTTTCGGACCTGATCACGGCCCGCGACGAGGGGGACCGGCTCACCGAGGAGGAGCTCGTCTCGCTCGCCTTCCTGATCCTGGGGGCGGGCAGCGAGAACGTCCAGCACGTCATCAGCGCCGGTGTGCTCGCCCTCCTCGACCACCCCGAGCAGGCGGCCCGCCTGCGGGCCGAACCCGCGCGCACGGCGGACGCGGTCGAGGAACTCCTGCGGTACACGAGCCCCAACCAGACGGCGATCCGCCGGTTCCCCACGGAGCCGGTGGAGATCGGCGGCGTACGGATCCCGGCCGGGGACACCGTGCTGTTCGCCCTGGCCTCCGCCCATCGCGACCCGGACCGCTACCCGGACCCGGACCGCTTCGACATCGACCGCGCCGACAAGGCCCACCTCGCCCTCGGACAGGGCATGCACTACTGCCTGGGGGCGCCCCTGGCCCGGCTGCAGCTCACGCTGGCCCTGGGGGCGATCGTGGACCGGTTCCCCGGCCTGCGGGCGGCCTGCCCGCCGGACCGGCTCCGCTGGCACAGCACCTTCAGGTTCCGCGCCCTGCGGGAGCTGCCGGTCACCCGGCTCCGGTAG
- a CDS encoding amidase, translating to MRDALWRMSAGAQAKAVRDGEVSALELVDAHLERIAEVNPMVNAVTRTLADRAREAAERTDRRRAAGEVLGPLAGVPFTVKESTPVEGVPTTFGVERFRDLVAPADAIPVARLRAAGAVPIGHTNIPTLILAGMHTRSELFGDTVNPWDPARTPGGSSGGDGVAVATGMAALGLGNDSGGSVRIPAQFCGVAALKPTTGRFPADRRVLGPDDPGPASQFLVTDGPLARSVADLRLAYEVLAGPDPRDPQAVPVPLYGEPLPGPVKVAVVADPGGHGVHPTVRAAVEAAAAALRDAGYDVREVPDVPRLDEALDAYGRITVTEFAPAWPVVRGLLGEGGDRYIAMAMERTPPATADELVKLMGTWLGIRRSWAEFLDEHPLLLGPVFTEPPVGPGLESRDRAGRDRVATAMRLCTATSFVGVPAVAVPTGVTDGLPCGVQIVGRAFREDLCLAAARAVEERLGGLAPVDPRRPAGAPAPTGTGPGRGRCGPDARP from the coding sequence ATGCGGGACGCCCTGTGGAGGATGTCGGCCGGCGCACAGGCGAAGGCGGTGCGCGACGGGGAGGTCTCGGCCCTCGAACTGGTCGACGCCCACCTGGAACGCATCGCCGAGGTCAACCCGATGGTCAACGCCGTGACCCGCACCCTCGCGGACCGTGCCCGGGAGGCCGCCGAGCGGACGGACCGCCGCCGGGCCGCGGGCGAGGTGCTCGGGCCGCTCGCGGGCGTGCCGTTCACCGTGAAGGAGAGCACGCCGGTCGAAGGCGTACCGACCACCTTCGGCGTCGAGCGCTTCCGCGACCTCGTCGCCCCGGCCGACGCGATCCCCGTGGCGCGGCTGCGTGCGGCCGGCGCCGTCCCCATCGGGCACACCAACATCCCGACCCTGATCCTGGCCGGGATGCACACGCGCAGCGAACTGTTCGGGGACACGGTCAACCCCTGGGACCCCGCCCGGACCCCCGGCGGCAGCAGCGGGGGCGACGGGGTCGCCGTCGCCACCGGTATGGCGGCCCTCGGGCTCGGCAACGACTCCGGCGGATCGGTCCGCATCCCCGCCCAGTTCTGCGGGGTGGCCGCGCTGAAGCCGACCACCGGGCGCTTCCCGGCCGACCGGCGCGTCCTCGGCCCGGACGACCCCGGCCCAGCGTCCCAGTTCCTGGTCACCGACGGCCCGCTGGCCCGCAGCGTCGCCGACCTGCGACTGGCCTACGAGGTGCTGGCCGGCCCCGATCCGCGCGATCCGCAGGCCGTCCCCGTGCCCCTCTACGGGGAGCCGCTTCCCGGCCCCGTGAAGGTCGCGGTCGTCGCGGACCCCGGGGGACACGGCGTGCACCCCACGGTCCGCGCCGCCGTCGAGGCCGCGGCCGCCGCCCTGCGGGACGCCGGATACGACGTGCGGGAGGTGCCGGACGTCCCCAGGCTGGACGAGGCCCTCGACGCCTACGGGCGGATCACCGTCACCGAGTTCGCCCCGGCCTGGCCGGTGGTGCGCGGGCTGCTCGGCGAGGGCGGCGACCGCTACATCGCCATGGCGATGGAACGTACCCCGCCCGCGACCGCGGACGAGCTGGTGAAGCTGATGGGCACCTGGTTGGGCATCCGCCGCTCGTGGGCCGAATTCCTCGACGAGCACCCGCTGTTGCTGGGCCCGGTGTTCACCGAGCCGCCGGTCGGGCCGGGCCTGGAATCCCGTGACCGGGCCGGCCGGGACCGGGTGGCCACGGCCATGCGCCTGTGTACCGCGACCAGTTTCGTCGGCGTGCCGGCCGTGGCCGTTCCCACCGGGGTGACGGACGGGCTGCCCTGCGGAGTCCAGATCGTCGGGCGCGCGTTCCGCGAGGACCTGTGCCTGGCCGCGGCCCGTGCGGTCGAGGAACGGCTCGGGGGCCTGGCCCCGGTCGATCCGCGCCGGCCTGCGGGAGCCCCGGCTCCTACGGGTACCGGACCCGGCCGGGGCCGGTGCGGCCCGGACGCTCGTCCGTGA
- a CDS encoding helix-turn-helix domain-containing protein — MPTVALLAAGDLLHFELGVAYEIFGNPPREAVDGWYDVLLCGPGPVRVGPFRVEPDHGLERLAAADTVIVPACADIDVPPSPELVEAVRAAHEAGARVASLCTGAFLLGAAGLLDGRRATTHWAHAEELSARHPRAVVDPDVLYTDNGSVLTAAGKAAAVDLCLHLVHLDHGALIANSVARRLVMPPHRPGGQAQFVASPVPVKGDHVLAGLLAWVLERLDRPLTVADMARKANTSPRHLGRQFRSVTGQTPLQWLLTQRVRRAQELLEATGMSVESVALATGMGTATTLRRQFKRTVGVPPDTYRRSFRSANPSRIP; from the coding sequence ATGCCCACTGTCGCGCTGCTCGCCGCTGGTGACCTGCTCCACTTCGAACTGGGGGTGGCCTACGAGATCTTCGGGAATCCCCCGCGCGAGGCCGTGGACGGCTGGTACGACGTACTGCTCTGCGGGCCGGGGCCGGTACGCGTCGGGCCGTTCCGGGTCGAGCCGGACCACGGGCTGGAGCGCCTCGCCGCCGCCGACACCGTGATCGTGCCCGCGTGCGCCGACATCGACGTACCGCCGTCCCCGGAGCTGGTCGAGGCCGTACGCGCGGCCCACGAGGCGGGTGCCCGGGTGGCCTCCCTGTGCACGGGGGCGTTCCTGCTCGGCGCCGCCGGCCTGCTGGACGGCCGCCGGGCCACGACCCACTGGGCGCACGCCGAGGAGCTGAGCGCACGTCATCCCCGAGCCGTGGTCGACCCGGACGTGCTGTACACGGACAACGGCAGCGTCCTCACGGCGGCGGGGAAGGCCGCAGCCGTGGACCTCTGCCTGCACCTGGTCCACCTCGACCACGGCGCGCTCATCGCCAACTCCGTGGCCCGGCGCCTGGTCATGCCGCCCCACCGGCCCGGCGGCCAGGCCCAGTTCGTGGCCTCGCCGGTGCCGGTGAAGGGCGACCACGTGCTGGCGGGCCTGCTCGCCTGGGTCCTGGAGCGGCTGGACCGGCCACTGACCGTGGCCGACATGGCCCGCAAGGCGAACACGAGCCCGCGCCACCTCGGCCGGCAGTTCCGGTCGGTGACCGGGCAGACGCCGCTGCAGTGGCTCCTGACCCAACGGGTGCGGCGTGCGCAGGAGTTGCTGGAGGCCACCGGCATGAGCGTCGAGTCGGTCGCCCTCGCCACCGGGATGGGCACCGCGACCACGCTCCGCCGCCAGTTCAAACGCACCGTCGGGGTCCCGCCGGACACCTACCGCCGCTCGTTCCGCAGCGCCAACCCCTCACGGATCCCATAG
- a CDS encoding cold-shock protein codes for MASGIVKWFNSEKGFGFIAQDGGGPDVFAHYSNINSTGYRELQEGQAVTFDVTQGQKGPQAENITVA; via the coding sequence ATGGCCAGCGGCATCGTGAAGTGGTTCAACTCCGAAAAGGGCTTCGGTTTCATCGCGCAGGACGGCGGCGGTCCGGACGTCTTCGCGCACTACTCCAACATCAACTCCACCGGCTACCGCGAGCTCCAGGAAGGCCAGGCCGTGACCTTCGACGTCACGCAGGGCCAGAAGGGCCCGCAGGCGGAGAACATCACCGTCGCCTGA
- a CDS encoding trans-acting enoyl reductase family protein — MSTAAAVVVYGATGHTGRFVVAELLRRGITTVVSGRNAARLEELAAEWGGVAVRPAAVDDPDSLDRALAGAAAVVNCAGPFAVTAGPVVEAALRAGIPYVDVAAEIEANAATFAEHAEAARKAGVAVVPAMAFYGGLGDLLVTAALGDRTAADEVHVAYGLSSWHPTEGTRAAGAVSHERRAGRRVRFADGALRYHDDEPKVVDWDFPGPLGRRSVIAEFTMADVVTVPSHLEVPDVRTYMSVEAAGDLASQDTPAPEAVDALGRSDQLFAVDVLVRADGVERRVTARGRDIYAVTAPLAVEAVQRLLTGRARTTGVASAGAVFDAADFLRALAPYVSVDLPH; from the coding sequence ATGAGCACAGCGGCGGCAGTGGTGGTGTACGGGGCGACGGGGCACACGGGGCGTTTCGTCGTGGCCGAGCTCCTGAGGCGCGGGATCACCACGGTGGTCTCGGGGCGGAACGCGGCGCGCCTGGAGGAGCTGGCCGCCGAGTGGGGCGGGGTGGCGGTGCGGCCGGCCGCCGTGGACGACCCGGATTCCCTGGACCGGGCCCTGGCGGGTGCGGCGGCGGTCGTCAACTGCGCCGGACCGTTCGCGGTGACGGCCGGCCCGGTGGTGGAGGCGGCGCTGCGCGCGGGCATCCCGTACGTGGACGTGGCGGCGGAGATCGAGGCCAACGCCGCCACGTTCGCCGAGCACGCCGAGGCCGCCCGGAAGGCCGGGGTGGCGGTGGTGCCGGCGATGGCGTTCTACGGCGGTCTGGGCGACCTCCTGGTGACCGCGGCCCTGGGTGACAGGACGGCGGCGGACGAGGTGCACGTGGCGTACGGGTTGAGCAGCTGGCACCCCACGGAGGGCACGCGGGCGGCCGGGGCGGTGTCCCACGAGCGCCGCGCGGGGCGTCGGGTGCGCTTCGCGGACGGTGCGCTGCGGTACCACGACGACGAACCGAAGGTGGTGGACTGGGACTTCCCCGGCCCGCTCGGACGGCGGTCGGTGATCGCGGAGTTCACGATGGCCGATGTCGTCACCGTGCCGAGCCACCTGGAAGTGCCGGACGTGCGGACGTACATGAGCGTCGAGGCGGCCGGGGACCTGGCCTCACAGGACACTCCCGCTCCCGAGGCGGTGGACGCGCTGGGGCGCTCGGACCAGCTCTTCGCCGTCGACGTCCTGGTCCGCGCGGACGGCGTCGAGCGGCGCGTCACGGCCCGCGGGCGGGACATCTACGCGGTCACCGCCCCGTTGGCGGTGGAGGCCGTCCAGCGCCTGCTGACGGGCCGGGCGCGGACCACGGGCGTGGCCTCGGCGGGCGCCGTGTTCGACGCGGCCGACTTCCTGCGGGCGCTGGCCCCGTACGTGTCGGTCGACCTCCCGCACTGA